The Porphyromonas pogonae genome segment AAGAAATTACTCATTGTTCATCGAGCTTTGGCTCCATATCGAATAGAGCTCTTCAACGAACTCTATGAAGCTTTTGACACGCGTATTTATTTTGAGTATCCATCACCACTGGAGCAGCAATTTAGAAAAGATGCGATTGATGAGCGCGTAAAATTTAAGTCAGAAGTACTAAATGCGCCCAAGTCACAGCTAAAGAATTGGCGACCGCAGGTCATTTCTATTATTAAAGATTTCAAACCCGATATCATCCTTGCCAGTGAATTCAATCTTATCACTCCTCTGCTCTATTATGCAAAAGCATTATACTCACACCACTCAACGATCTATGTGATGTGCGATGATAATGAGCAAAGCGCTTTGTGTGAAGTGAAATACGGAAGAGGATTGAAGAAGAGGTTTTTAGGCATTGTAAATGGCGTTATTCTATGTGACCGAAGAGCAGAGAAAGTTTATAGTCAATCTTTTGCTAGAGGTAGCAGATTTTATACATACCCCATTATCCAAGATGATTCTTTTTTTAGAGGAAAGCTCTGTGATGCGCTTCCATTGGCAAATGATCTGAGGAGTAAGTGCAGACCTGAGGAAAAGGTGATATTATTTGTGGGTAGATTAGTTCCTGAAAAAAACGTTCATGGATTGCTACAGACTTTCAGCAAGATCTTAGATAAACAGTCTGATGTCCGATTAGTGATAGTGGGAGATGGTCCTGAAAAATCCGATCTGATAGATATGACAAAACAGTTGGGCATACAGCCTCAAGTGTCTTTCGAAGGTAAACACGAAGGTCTTCCCTTGTATGCCTATTATGCCATGGCCGATTTATTTATTCTACCGAGTTTGAAAGAGCCTTTCGGTGCTGTTGTAAACGAAGCCTTACTCTCCGGTTTACCGGTGATTTGTAGCAAAGTGGCAGGAGCCGCTTCGCTTATAGATGATAGCAATGGAAAAACATTTAATCCTTATCTACCGGGAGATATGGAGAATACTCTTAACGAAGCATTGTCTTCTATATTATTATATAAAAATGTAACTTTGAAGCCATCATTGATGACTCTATTATTTAAAGAAGAGATACAGAAGCTTATTTCATTTATTGGACGATGAAAGTTCTTTTTTTAAATACCTATGAAAGCGGTGGAGGTGCAGCTATTGCAACAACTCGTCTTATGGAGGCATTGCGCAAAATAGGCGTTGATGCTCGTTTGCTGGTATTATATTCTGATAATATCCCTAAGGCTTATGTAGACGAACTGACTTCGTCTCGTGTAATGGGGCTTATTGCCAAAGCACGTTTTATATCGGAGAGAGGACTTATTTATTATGCCAACGGTAGAGATCGCTCTCGTATGTTCAAAGTCTCTACGGCAAGCATGGGATTCAACATTCTGCATCATCCATGGGTCATAAATGCTGATGTAATTCACATCAACTGGATAAACCAAGGCTTCCTCTCGCTCAATGGAATAAAAGCATTATTAGAGCTCAAAAAGCTTGTTTTTTGGACTATGCACGATATGTGGCCTGCGACAGGTATTTGCCATTTGCCTTATTATTTGTCTCCCAAAGGTGACATAAAATCTTGTAGCAGATATACTGAGGAGTGTGGTTATTGTCCTTTTCTAAAAAGCTCAAAGCCTAGGGATCTTTCGTATACAGGTCTTATGCGTAAAAGATTTTTGGGCAATGGTGATATCCAATTTATTGCTGTAAGCAATTGGCTCAAAGAGCAAGTCAGAATAAGTGCAAATCTCAAGCGTTGTAACATAGAGGTTGTGCATAACCCTATAGACACAAAAGCTTTCCGTCCTATTCCCGCATCAGAGGAAACTGACTGGCTTACTCCTGAAAGCATACCTATAGTAATGTCTGCGGCGAGGTTGGATGATCCTATCAAAGGGCCTTCCCTTTGTGTAAAGACGATCAACCGACTGTGTCATATTGAGCCGAGCCTTATCAATTATGGGAGACTTGTCTTAATTGGAAATATCAAAGACAAAAGAGTTTTTAGTGATATCAAAATGCCTGTATATTGTTTAGGTCATGTAGATGATGAGGTTTCTTTGGCTTCTATCTATTCTGTGGCTCGAGTTACTATCAGTACCTCATTGTGCGAAACTTTTGGGCAGACTCTTACTGAATCCTTGGCCTGCGGTTGCCCTGTTGTTGCTTTTGATTTCGGAGGACAGACTGATATTATAAAACCCGGAATCAATGGTTATCTCACTCCGGCATATGATACCCGAGCTATGGCCATAAATATCCTCAAAGCCATAGAGCTATCTGACAATCCCCAGGGCAGAAGTCAGTGTAAGGAAAGTGTACAGAAATTCAATGCTACTGCAATTGCCGAGAAAATGAAACAACTTTATTTATCAAAACTAAACAAAGGTTCCGACTTATAAATTAATGAAACCTATATTTTCAATTATTACAGTTTCTTATAACGCTGAGCACACCATAGCTCGTACAGTGCAAAGTGTGTACAATCAAACCGATGACAATATTGAGTATATCCTTATAGACGGAGGCTCTACAGATCACACAGTCGATATTGCCCGTAAGATTTATCCGGAAATTAAGGTTTTAAGTGAGAAGGATTCAGGTATATATGATGCTATGAACAAGGGGCTGCATATGGCTCAAGGCGAATATGTGTGGTTTCTCAATGCTGGTGATCAGATTTATGACAACGATATTATCTCAGCATTGAGTGATTGCTGCGTGAACGCTCTCCCCGATATTATTTATGGAGATACCATGCTTGTTGATGATAATAATAAAGAGTTAGGTTTGCGTAGGTTGAGACCTCCTCACAAACTTAAGTGGACGAGTTTCAAAGACGGTATGCTTGTGTGTCATCAGGCTTTTATTGTAAGAAGGTCTGTAGCCATGGATTACAACCTGAAGTATAAGCTCTCTTCCGATGTCGACTGGTGCATTCGTTGCATGAAAAAAGCTAACTCTATTTATAATAGTAACTTTATTCTTGTAAAGTACTTGCATGAAGGGCTTACTACTGCTAATAGGAAAAAATCTCTTATAGAACGCTTTTGCATCATGACAAAGCACTATGGAGTAGTGAGTACACTATATCATCACCTTAAATTTGTGTTTGTGAAAAGGCGTTGATTAATAAAAAAAATTATTTTATTCGTTTTTTTTATCAATCAGATTTTTATTTATATATTCACAATCAATTGCTGTTTATTTTCTGTTTTACATGTCGCAACAAGGTTAATTATATTTTAGAAACCTGTTGTATTATTATCAAAATCTTTTTTATTTATGAATGAAATATCTTATTCACAATCTAATCCACCAAGCTATTTGGGTCGATGTCTTAAGTGAGGCATCGGCGGACCTATAAATCCTAGAAATTACACACTAATTTTTATTTTAAATACTTGAAAAATTATATGAAAAATTCTATCTTAAAACTATGTGCCTCAGCACTTTTTGTTTCTACACTATTTGTATCTTGTAATAAAGAATCTGTCCAGCCTGTAACAACCTCTTATCTTTCTGTGGAAGATGCCACTCGCGGGCTAAAATTGATTGATATGGACGGTATGACACCTATTCATGTCGAACCCATTGATCAATATAGCGTTAAAGTTGAGTTCCTCCAGAGTGCACGTCCTTATTCTTTAGATTTAAGACTTCAAAATAGTCAGGATCTCCTTGGGAAAATCAAAAAAGCAATTGCAGAAAATAGTCCTTTGTCTATCGCCGTACCGGAAAATTCCACATCAATTGTAAAAGTCAATCCTCCGTCAGTTACAGCACTATTGGATTACCAAGAATCATTGAAATATGATCCTAAAGCATCTGTTAGGGCGATGACTGTAGTTTCCAGTGAGGCCGAATTGATGAAACTATTTAACTATCTAAAAAATCAACCTATTCCATTCAAGTATATTGCTGATGGATGTTATGCAAGAGCTCATAAGATGAGACAATTGATGCTTCAAAAAGGTATCGAATGTAAAAAGCAGTTTGTATACGGTAGCCTGAGAGCATTCAATGGATATTGCTGTACTAGCTGGGTGTACCATGTAGCTCCTCTGGTAAAAGTAAAAACATCTAATGGTAGAGTTGTAGAGAAGATTATTGATCCTTCTATGTTCCAAGAGCCTGTAGCTCCCGAAACATGGAGAAATGCTTGTATCAATTCTCAAAATTGTAAAGGCCCTGTAAACATTACTGAGTACGTAAATACTGATGGTGCTGTTTATTATTACAATAATTACAGCAAGACAAGTGTTTATGACAATGATTAC includes the following:
- a CDS encoding protein-glutamine glutaminase family protein, whose product is MKNSILKLCASALFVSTLFVSCNKESVQPVTTSYLSVEDATRGLKLIDMDGMTPIHVEPIDQYSVKVEFLQSARPYSLDLRLQNSQDLLGKIKKAIAENSPLSIAVPENSTSIVKVNPPSVTALLDYQESLKYDPKASVRAMTVVSSEAELMKLFNYLKNQPIPFKYIADGCYARAHKMRQLMLQKGIECKKQFVYGSLRAFNGYCCTSWVYHVAPLVKVKTSNGRVVEKIIDPSMFQEPVAPETWRNACINSQNCKGPVNITEYVNTDGAVYYYNNYSKTSVYDNDYRKTNDVIRDYTGLEGCGNNSYYY
- a CDS encoding glycosyltransferase, which translates into the protein MKVLFLNTYESGGGAAIATTRLMEALRKIGVDARLLVLYSDNIPKAYVDELTSSRVMGLIAKARFISERGLIYYANGRDRSRMFKVSTASMGFNILHHPWVINADVIHINWINQGFLSLNGIKALLELKKLVFWTMHDMWPATGICHLPYYLSPKGDIKSCSRYTEECGYCPFLKSSKPRDLSYTGLMRKRFLGNGDIQFIAVSNWLKEQVRISANLKRCNIEVVHNPIDTKAFRPIPASEETDWLTPESIPIVMSAARLDDPIKGPSLCVKTINRLCHIEPSLINYGRLVLIGNIKDKRVFSDIKMPVYCLGHVDDEVSLASIYSVARVTISTSLCETFGQTLTESLACGCPVVAFDFGGQTDIIKPGINGYLTPAYDTRAMAINILKAIELSDNPQGRSQCKESVQKFNATAIAEKMKQLYLSKLNKGSDL
- a CDS encoding glycosyltransferase family 2 protein, whose translation is MKPIFSIITVSYNAEHTIARTVQSVYNQTDDNIEYILIDGGSTDHTVDIARKIYPEIKVLSEKDSGIYDAMNKGLHMAQGEYVWFLNAGDQIYDNDIISALSDCCVNALPDIIYGDTMLVDDNNKELGLRRLRPPHKLKWTSFKDGMLVCHQAFIVRRSVAMDYNLKYKLSSDVDWCIRCMKKANSIYNSNFILVKYLHEGLTTANRKKSLIERFCIMTKHYGVVSTLYHHLKFVFVKRR
- a CDS encoding glycosyltransferase family 4 protein, producing the protein MKKKLLIVHRALAPYRIELFNELYEAFDTRIYFEYPSPLEQQFRKDAIDERVKFKSEVLNAPKSQLKNWRPQVISIIKDFKPDIILASEFNLITPLLYYAKALYSHHSTIYVMCDDNEQSALCEVKYGRGLKKRFLGIVNGVILCDRRAEKVYSQSFARGSRFYTYPIIQDDSFFRGKLCDALPLANDLRSKCRPEEKVILFVGRLVPEKNVHGLLQTFSKILDKQSDVRLVIVGDGPEKSDLIDMTKQLGIQPQVSFEGKHEGLPLYAYYAMADLFILPSLKEPFGAVVNEALLSGLPVICSKVAGAASLIDDSNGKTFNPYLPGDMENTLNEALSSILLYKNVTLKPSLMTLLFKEEIQKLISFIGR